The Shewanella zhangzhouensis genome has a window encoding:
- a CDS encoding OmcA/MtrC family decaheme c-type cytochrome: MSISKRISIKRLCRLTLAGATLLALAACGGSDGDPGKPGDPGGEPAMTIQSLHVEFMDVGFTDGIASVKYRVTNQDDEVVVGIPSATFIAAQLVPEGFTGAGNASTWQYFGSENCASTCPGSYTDLKTGIYTYSFSAPFEGMNGQSLIEGATQRLVIKLGGDSLPDGTPLPITNAHKDWQSAGEPAYTRNIVSIDTCNSCHSNLAFHGSRYNQVETCVTCHNATRVSNPANVFAPMVHSKHLAGFPQPLADCETCHKPDEALADNQNWHKIPTMEACGSCHTNINFPAGEGHPAQPTNANCVACHNADWTAEVHSDKAADDALAAFEVQLTSASMAAGTVTVGVKLVNPQSGEVYGAADSLDFVSDLRVYANWGGSMDYTTRSARSIRLQSTAAVASENGVNSYQITGLTVPAGTEADTGTLAVQGRICAADGKLVACGDGVDVLVIKSSHRFFDSSMLTTAGRRTVVTNETCGNCHGDQKLNFHGARNDLEGQCQLCHNHNMQADATAANPAHTTADFKQLIHALHRGKFEGFETLNYPGNIGNCAQCHTNNTDGVLSVALPLSTAVQPMALSDGSFTSPTAAICSNCHESDSAKNHMTQQGGVFAGTKADATAGTESCNTCHSQGGMADVLKVHPIH; this comes from the coding sequence ATGAGTATTAGCAAAAGAATAAGCATCAAACGCCTTTGCCGCCTGACACTGGCGGGAGCAACCCTGCTGGCACTGGCCGCCTGTGGCGGCAGTGATGGCGATCCCGGGAAACCCGGCGATCCGGGCGGCGAACCGGCCATGACGATTCAAAGCCTGCATGTGGAGTTTATGGATGTCGGCTTCACCGATGGCATTGCCTCGGTAAAATATCGGGTAACCAACCAGGATGATGAGGTGGTGGTGGGCATACCATCCGCTACCTTTATCGCAGCCCAGTTGGTACCAGAAGGCTTCACCGGCGCAGGCAATGCCAGCACCTGGCAATACTTCGGCTCTGAAAACTGTGCCTCCACCTGCCCCGGCAGTTATACCGACCTGAAAACCGGTATTTACACCTACAGTTTCAGCGCCCCCTTTGAAGGCATGAATGGTCAAAGCCTGATAGAGGGTGCCACCCAGCGTTTGGTGATCAAGCTTGGGGGCGATAGCCTGCCCGACGGCACACCGCTGCCCATTACCAATGCCCACAAAGACTGGCAAAGCGCTGGCGAGCCCGCCTATACCCGTAATATTGTCAGTATCGATACCTGTAACAGTTGTCACAGCAATCTGGCCTTCCATGGCAGCAGATACAATCAGGTCGAAACCTGTGTTACCTGCCATAACGCCACCCGGGTATCCAACCCCGCGAATGTGTTCGCGCCCATGGTTCACAGCAAACACCTGGCAGGGTTTCCCCAGCCGCTGGCCGATTGCGAGACATGTCATAAGCCCGATGAGGCGCTCGCCGACAATCAGAATTGGCACAAAATCCCCACCATGGAGGCCTGTGGCAGCTGTCATACCAACATTAACTTCCCCGCTGGTGAAGGCCACCCTGCCCAGCCAACCAACGCCAATTGTGTAGCCTGTCACAATGCCGACTGGACTGCAGAGGTGCACTCCGATAAAGCAGCCGACGATGCACTGGCCGCCTTTGAGGTACAGCTAACATCAGCCAGCATGGCCGCTGGCACTGTCACGGTGGGCGTAAAACTCGTCAATCCGCAAAGTGGTGAAGTATACGGCGCCGCCGATAGCCTGGATTTCGTGTCGGATTTGCGGGTATACGCCAACTGGGGCGGCAGCATGGATTACACCACCCGCAGCGCCCGCTCAATACGGCTGCAAAGCACAGCGGCTGTGGCCTCTGAAAATGGGGTGAACAGCTATCAAATCACCGGATTGACGGTCCCAGCCGGCACTGAAGCGGACACCGGCACCCTTGCCGTTCAGGGGCGCATTTGCGCCGCCGATGGCAAACTGGTTGCCTGTGGTGACGGCGTAGATGTGCTGGTCATCAAATCGTCGCACCGCTTCTTTGATTCGTCCATGCTGACCACCGCTGGACGTCGCACCGTAGTGACCAATGAAACCTGTGGTAATTGCCATGGCGATCAGAAGCTTAACTTCCATGGCGCCCGCAACGATTTGGAAGGCCAATGCCAGCTGTGCCACAACCACAATATGCAGGCAGATGCTACTGCCGCCAATCCTGCCCATACAACGGCTGATTTCAAGCAGCTCATTCATGCGCTGCACAGGGGCAAGTTTGAAGGCTTCGAGACCCTCAACTATCCCGGCAACATTGGCAACTGCGCCCAGTGCCACACCAACAACACCGATGGTGTACTCAGCGTAGCGCTGCCGCTCTCCACAGCGGTGCAGCCTATGGCGCTCAGCGATGGCAGCTTTACCAGCCCCACCGCTGCCATTTGCAGTAACTGCCACGAGTCCGACAGCGCCAAAAACCACATGACCCAACAGGGTGGCGTGTTTGCCGGAACCAAGGCCGATGCCACCGCGGGCACTGAAAGCTGCAACACCTGTCACAGCCAGGGTGGCATGGCCGATGTGCTTAAGGTTCACCCAATTCATTGA
- a CDS encoding MtrB/PioB family decaheme-associated outer membrane protein: MKPHFSPTLSLIASAILLGLSGQAMAGYGLKDANRTSVKKDAWVCKGCESKSESTSAITAGIAWQDGEDSHFANTTGTDADGATGYVSADIQHRGDKDYRLDFQADKLGFDASSARLAIRKPGHYQFYLDYRALARYDTNQGVTPYSAEGDLLELPDNWQTAGTTAGMTGLQDATAVKLEKKRQRFELGGAVTGDSFTSELNFRHETREGAQRSSVNLLTNAAMVAKPIDDSTDTLDAKVYWRGDRFLGGINGQFSKYSNDHQRLAFDNAFYPTFGAAYNGQMAVDPDNQAFSLGTDLQFFEGAQQAIMRARFSRLTQDEPLLNATVTGPSPALPVISPDTQVDLMELGLAYSNRLSREFSVRASYDFRDRDNKTPEYLYPLVTTDSIYRGEYYNKGYDRTRQLLKLGAKYRFSRQWDLDTLYRYDHNSYSELSRDSVFENHFEATVRGQIMAGWRVSLKGEVSARRGDSYQTSSNTQAQNQSAMRQYFLADRDKREIRLMTDHYFADLSLQFNVHSGNEDFSESELGLGEVQYTGFGMNAGYPLTEHLLLNGFLGMDWRDTTQFGSNSGVSRWTGESRDEHTSASLGLKWQNLMDNKLSLGLDYGYSDGSSDTEVSLGLSNIYGPYSATRHNVSAYANYQLSDAMSLRLDWLYENYSDMDWGNEGLTPASIPNLILLGSLGHDYQAHYLGFSFSYQW, from the coding sequence ATGAAACCCCATTTCTCCCCCACGCTGAGCCTGATTGCATCCGCCATACTCCTGGGGCTGTCCGGACAGGCCATGGCGGGTTACGGGCTGAAAGACGCCAACCGCACCTCAGTGAAGAAAGACGCCTGGGTTTGCAAAGGATGTGAAAGCAAATCTGAATCCACCTCAGCCATCACCGCCGGCATCGCCTGGCAGGACGGCGAAGACAGCCACTTTGCAAACACCACAGGCACAGACGCCGATGGTGCCACTGGCTATGTCAGTGCTGACATTCAACACCGCGGCGACAAGGATTACCGACTCGACTTCCAGGCCGACAAGCTGGGATTTGATGCATCCAGCGCCAGGCTCGCCATCAGAAAGCCCGGCCACTATCAGTTTTATCTCGACTATCGCGCACTTGCCCGATACGACACCAATCAAGGGGTAACGCCATACAGTGCCGAAGGTGACCTGCTGGAATTGCCGGATAACTGGCAAACCGCCGGCACCACCGCAGGCATGACAGGATTGCAGGATGCAACTGCCGTGAAACTGGAGAAAAAACGTCAGCGCTTTGAACTTGGCGGCGCCGTTACCGGTGACAGTTTTACCAGTGAACTCAACTTTCGGCACGAAACCCGCGAAGGCGCCCAGCGAAGCAGCGTTAACCTGCTGACCAACGCTGCCATGGTTGCCAAACCCATAGACGACAGCACAGACACCCTCGATGCCAAGGTATATTGGCGCGGTGACAGGTTTTTGGGTGGCATCAACGGCCAATTCAGCAAATACAGTAACGATCATCAGCGTCTTGCATTCGACAATGCCTTCTACCCAACCTTTGGTGCAGCCTATAACGGGCAAATGGCGGTTGATCCTGATAATCAGGCTTTTAGCCTGGGAACCGACCTGCAGTTTTTTGAAGGGGCGCAGCAGGCCATTATGCGGGCGCGCTTTAGCCGCCTGACCCAGGATGAGCCGCTGCTGAATGCCACAGTAACCGGCCCATCGCCTGCATTGCCCGTCATTAGCCCGGATACTCAGGTGGACCTGATGGAGCTGGGGCTCGCCTACAGCAACAGACTTAGCCGGGAATTTTCGGTGCGCGCCTCATATGATTTTCGCGACCGCGACAATAAAACCCCGGAGTACCTTTACCCTCTGGTCACAACCGACAGCATCTATCGTGGTGAGTACTACAACAAAGGCTACGACAGGACCCGCCAGCTGCTGAAACTGGGCGCAAAATACCGTTTCAGCCGCCAATGGGACCTGGACACCCTCTACCGTTACGACCACAACAGTTACAGCGAACTGAGCCGGGATTCAGTATTCGAAAACCACTTTGAGGCCACTGTCAGAGGGCAGATTATGGCAGGCTGGCGCGTCAGCCTGAAAGGCGAAGTCAGCGCACGCCGTGGCGACAGCTACCAGACCAGCAGCAACACCCAGGCACAGAATCAAAGCGCCATGCGCCAGTATTTTCTTGCCGACAGAGACAAGCGCGAAATCCGCTTGATGACAGACCATTACTTCGCGGATTTATCACTGCAATTCAATGTCCACTCGGGCAATGAAGATTTCAGTGAAAGTGAGCTTGGCCTCGGCGAAGTGCAGTACACAGGTTTTGGCATGAATGCCGGATATCCCTTGACTGAACACCTGCTATTGAACGGATTTTTGGGCATGGACTGGCGTGATACCACTCAGTTTGGCAGCAACTCTGGCGTCAGTCGCTGGACTGGTGAAAGCCGGGATGAGCACACATCCGCCAGCCTTGGGCTGAAATGGCAAAACCTCATGGACAACAAACTCAGCCTCGGGCTCGACTATGGGTACAGCGATGGCAGCAGCGACACCGAAGTCAGCCTGGGTCTGTCAAATATCTACGGTCCCTACAGCGCCACCCGCCATAACGTCAGTGCTTATGCCAATTACCAGCTCAGCGATGCCATGTCGCTTCGTCTCGATTGGCTCTATGAGAACTACAGCGACATGGACTGGGGCAACGAAGGTCTCACACCGGCCAGCATACCCAACCTGATCCTGCTTGGCTCACTGGGCCACGATTATCAGGCGCACTATCTCGGATTCAGTTTCAGTTATCAGTGGTAA
- a CDS encoding DmsE family decaheme c-type cytochrome yields MEIPVQCRMLTLCLLSLLFSFQAAATPWKDMPPSEVEATLDKKFAEGKYSPKGADTCLMCHKKSATVMALFDNVHGSTHSSASPMADLQCEACHGPMGNHNKGGKEPMITFGKDAPVAADKQNSVCLSCHQDDKRMAWEGSHHNSADIPCASCHLIHAAKDPVQQRTTEVEVCTTCHLEQKADIHKRSSHPVENGQMVCSDCHNPHGSLGESSLKQMSINENCYACHAEKRGPKLWEHAPVTDNCASCHQVHGSVNEAMLTIKAPQLCQQCHASVGHTANAQFGTAPSAFTAGQSCMNCHSQVHGSNHPSGKLLQR; encoded by the coding sequence ATGGAAATCCCCGTTCAATGCAGGATGCTGACCCTGTGTCTGCTGAGCCTGCTGTTTTCGTTTCAGGCAGCAGCAACGCCCTGGAAAGACATGCCGCCCTCAGAAGTTGAGGCAACGCTCGACAAAAAATTCGCCGAAGGCAAGTACTCCCCAAAGGGCGCTGACACCTGTCTGATGTGCCACAAGAAGAGCGCAACCGTCATGGCGCTGTTCGACAACGTCCACGGCAGTACCCACTCCAGCGCATCCCCCATGGCCGATCTCCAATGCGAAGCCTGCCACGGCCCCATGGGCAATCACAACAAGGGCGGCAAGGAGCCGATGATCACCTTCGGTAAAGACGCCCCGGTTGCCGCAGACAAGCAAAACAGCGTGTGTCTTTCCTGCCACCAGGACGACAAGCGTATGGCGTGGGAAGGCAGCCATCACAACAGTGCCGACATTCCCTGCGCAAGCTGCCACCTTATTCATGCCGCCAAAGACCCGGTTCAGCAAAGAACCACTGAAGTTGAGGTGTGTACCACCTGCCATCTCGAACAAAAAGCCGATATCCACAAGCGCTCCAGTCATCCGGTCGAAAACGGCCAGATGGTGTGCAGTGACTGCCACAATCCCCACGGCAGTCTGGGGGAGTCCAGCCTCAAACAGATGAGCATCAATGAAAATTGTTATGCCTGCCACGCCGAAAAACGCGGCCCCAAACTCTGGGAACACGCCCCGGTAACGGACAACTGCGCCAGTTGCCATCAGGTGCATGGCAGCGTTAACGAAGCCATGCTCACCATTAAGGCGCCGCAGCTGTGCCAGCAATGCCATGCCAGTGTTGGCCATACCGCCAATGCCCAGTTCGGCACGGCGCCCAGTGCCTTTACAGCCGGGCAGAGCTGTATGAACTGCCACAGTCAGGTTCATGGCTCAAATCATCCATCCGGCAAGCTGCTGCAGCGCTAA
- a CDS encoding FeoA family protein — MKLSDLRPGDKAVIAEVGQLDLPQTVNRKLLSMGITPNTRLTFIRKAPLGSGIELDIRGSKLCMRLELAQIIEVNPIEAGVVHG; from the coding sequence ATGAAATTGAGTGACCTTCGCCCGGGTGATAAAGCAGTAATCGCCGAAGTAGGGCAATTGGACCTGCCTCAAACAGTTAATCGCAAACTGTTGTCCATGGGGATAACGCCCAACACCCGTTTGACATTTATCCGTAAGGCGCCGCTGGGCAGTGGTATTGAACTCGATATCCGCGGCAGTAAGCTTTGTATGCGTCTGGAGTTGGCTCAAATCATTGAGGTCAATCCCATTGAGGCGGGAGTCGTTCATGGCTAA
- the feoB gene encoding Fe(2+) transporter permease subunit FeoB produces the protein MAKQFHCVTVGNPNAGKSTLFNALTGANQQVGNWSGVTVEKKTGHFSLSGADVYLTDLPGIYDILPAGKSCDCSLDEQIAQQYLAEQHMDGIINLIDATNIERHLYLTVQLRELGIPMVVVVNKIDIALKRGVHVDIQKMSQELGCPVIAVCAREAKDVLKVQEQVVALLEGKVSEAPLMLGYEGDIERAVSELLEKDNGLSRGRALAMLGNGLGCGQCKNSEFESEVSRCADGLKAKGLDIELMVATTRFNFVERVYRAAVANDDAPTLSDRLDGLVLHPVLGVPVFLLVMYLMFMFAINVGSAFIDFFDITAGALFVDHFGALLGDWGAPEWLVTLLAGGIGQGIQTVATFIPVIMALFLALSVLESSGYMSRAAFVVDGLMRRIGLPGKAFVPMIVGFGCSVPAIMATRTLGSERERIVTGMMAPFMSCGARLPVYALFAAAFFPNSGQNLVFLLYIIGIIAAIGTGLLLRSTLLPGVSSAVVMELPNYEMPKFKAVVSRTGKRTKSFILGAGKTIVLVVTLLNFINAVGVDGTFGHEDSSESVLSVVSQKVTPIFSPMGIEEGNWPATVGIITGIFAKEAVVGTLNSLYSTPGADEEELTPLSESFGEALATIPANLLGIAPEDPMSMSVGDVSSVDTAAEEQGVDRSTFSALQSGFSGQLAAFSYLVFVLLYTPCVAAMGALVNEFGKGWAVFAATWTFGLAYGTATLVYQWGNVAVHPLQTVLWTAVIAGALIAFFIYLKQKGRKTQQIIPGIRIITE, from the coding sequence ATGGCTAAGCAATTTCACTGTGTCACCGTTGGCAATCCCAATGCCGGTAAGTCCACCCTCTTTAATGCCTTAACCGGTGCCAACCAACAGGTGGGGAACTGGTCAGGGGTAACGGTAGAAAAGAAAACCGGCCATTTCAGTCTGAGCGGTGCCGATGTTTACCTCACTGATCTACCTGGCATTTATGATATTTTGCCTGCGGGCAAGAGCTGCGATTGCTCCCTCGATGAGCAGATTGCCCAGCAGTATCTGGCAGAACAGCACATGGATGGCATCATCAATCTGATAGATGCCACCAATATTGAGCGCCATCTGTATCTCACCGTGCAACTGCGCGAACTTGGCATCCCCATGGTGGTGGTGGTCAATAAAATCGACATCGCCCTGAAACGTGGTGTCCATGTCGATATTCAAAAGATGTCTCAGGAGCTGGGCTGTCCTGTGATTGCGGTATGCGCCAGAGAAGCTAAAGACGTTCTTAAGGTGCAGGAGCAGGTTGTTGCCCTGCTGGAAGGCAAGGTCTCAGAAGCTCCTTTGATGCTCGGTTATGAGGGTGACATTGAGCGCGCTGTCTCTGAGCTTTTGGAAAAAGATAACGGCCTTAGCCGTGGCCGTGCACTTGCCATGCTGGGCAACGGTTTGGGCTGCGGTCAGTGCAAGAACAGCGAGTTCGAGTCGGAAGTAAGCCGCTGCGCCGATGGGCTTAAGGCCAAGGGGCTGGACATCGAATTGATGGTGGCCACGACCCGCTTTAATTTTGTGGAGCGTGTTTACCGTGCGGCTGTTGCCAATGATGATGCGCCTACGTTAAGTGACCGTCTGGACGGACTGGTGTTGCATCCGGTGTTGGGTGTGCCCGTGTTCCTGCTGGTCATGTATCTGATGTTCATGTTCGCCATTAACGTGGGCAGTGCCTTTATTGATTTCTTCGATATTACCGCCGGCGCCTTGTTTGTGGACCACTTCGGCGCTCTGCTTGGCGATTGGGGCGCGCCAGAATGGCTGGTTACCCTGCTGGCTGGTGGTATTGGTCAGGGCATTCAAACCGTGGCGACCTTTATTCCGGTGATTATGGCGCTGTTTCTGGCCTTGTCAGTGTTGGAAAGCTCTGGCTATATGTCCCGTGCCGCCTTTGTAGTGGACGGGCTGATGCGCCGCATCGGGCTGCCCGGCAAGGCGTTTGTGCCCATGATTGTTGGCTTTGGCTGCTCTGTGCCGGCCATTATGGCTACCCGTACTCTGGGCAGTGAGCGTGAACGTATCGTCACCGGTATGATGGCGCCCTTCATGTCCTGCGGTGCCCGTCTGCCGGTTTACGCGCTGTTTGCGGCTGCATTCTTCCCGAACTCAGGTCAGAATCTGGTGTTCCTGCTTTATATCATAGGTATTATCGCCGCCATCGGCACCGGGCTGTTGCTGCGAAGCACCCTGCTGCCGGGGGTAAGCAGCGCCGTGGTAATGGAATTGCCAAACTACGAGATGCCTAAATTCAAGGCTGTGGTATCCCGTACCGGTAAGCGTACCAAGAGCTTTATCCTTGGCGCCGGTAAAACTATCGTGCTGGTGGTGACTCTGCTGAACTTTATCAATGCCGTGGGCGTGGATGGCACCTTTGGCCATGAAGACAGCAGCGAGTCTGTGCTCAGTGTAGTGAGCCAGAAGGTAACACCCATTTTCTCACCCATGGGAATTGAAGAAGGCAACTGGCCTGCCACAGTGGGTATCATCACTGGGATTTTTGCCAAAGAAGCCGTAGTGGGCACCCTGAACAGCCTGTACAGCACGCCAGGTGCTGATGAAGAGGAACTGACGCCGCTGTCTGAGTCTTTCGGTGAAGCGCTTGCCACCATTCCTGCAAACTTGTTGGGGATTGCCCCTGAAGATCCTATGTCCATGTCGGTGGGTGATGTATCCAGTGTGGATACTGCAGCAGAAGAGCAGGGCGTTGATCGCTCAACCTTCAGTGCACTGCAGTCCGGTTTCAGTGGTCAGCTGGCAGCCTTCTCTTATCTGGTGTTTGTGCTGCTTTACACCCCATGCGTCGCCGCCATGGGCGCTCTGGTAAACGAGTTTGGCAAGGGCTGGGCTGTGTTTGCGGCTACCTGGACCTTTGGCCTGGCCTACGGCACTGCAACCCTGGTGTATCAGTGGGGCAACGTGGCTGTGCATCCGCTGCAAACTGTGCTCTGGACTGCGGTTATTGCTGGTGCTCTGATAGCCTTCTTCATCTATCTGAAGCAGAAAGGTCGTAAGACTCAGCAGATTATTCCCGGGATACGCATCATCACAGAGTGA
- the glnS gene encoding glutamine--tRNA ligase has protein sequence MSHVDNEVRPSNFIRNIIDEDLASGKHTSVHTRFPPEPNGYLHIGHAKSICLNFGIAEDYKGQCNLRFDDTNPEKEDIDYVNSIQEDVKWLGFQWDGEVRYSSNYFDELYGYAVELINKGLAYVCFLNAEETREYRGTLKEPGRNSPYRDTSPEENLALFEKMRDGGFKEGECVLRAKIDMASPFMCMRDPVIYRVKFAHHHQTGDKWCIYPMYDFTHCISDALENITHSLCTLEFQDNRRLYDWVLDNLNDFQAPNRTRQYEFSRLNLEYTLMSKRKLNDLVVRGLVSGWDDPRMPTIAGLRRRGYTPASIREFCQRIGVTKQDNLVEVGMLEACIREDLNENAPRAMAVIRPIKVIIENFTAPELEYVKAPVHPNIEEMGERELAFGREIYIDAADFREEANKQYKRLVLGKEVRLRNAYVIRAERCEKDAEGNVTTVYCTYDPETLGQNPSDGRKVKGVIHWVEATTALPAEFRLYERLFNDANPAAAETVDEVLNPASLEVVHGFAEAPLANAKASQAYQFEREGYFCADSKDSAPGKLVFNLTVALRESF, from the coding sequence ATGAGTCACGTGGACAACGAAGTACGTCCCAGTAACTTCATTCGCAACATCATAGATGAAGATTTGGCCAGCGGTAAGCACACCAGTGTGCACACACGTTTTCCGCCGGAGCCAAACGGCTATCTGCACATTGGCCACGCCAAATCCATCTGCCTGAACTTTGGTATTGCAGAGGATTACAAGGGCCAGTGCAACCTGCGTTTTGATGATACCAACCCTGAAAAAGAAGACATCGACTACGTGAATTCGATTCAGGAAGACGTTAAGTGGCTCGGGTTCCAGTGGGATGGAGAGGTTCGCTACTCCTCCAACTATTTCGATGAGCTTTACGGTTATGCGGTTGAGCTTATTAACAAGGGCTTGGCCTATGTGTGTTTTCTCAATGCCGAGGAAACCCGTGAGTACCGTGGCACTCTGAAAGAGCCGGGTCGTAACAGTCCATATCGTGATACCTCACCCGAAGAAAACCTGGCGCTATTTGAAAAGATGCGCGATGGTGGCTTCAAAGAAGGTGAGTGCGTGCTGCGTGCCAAAATCGATATGGCGTCGCCCTTTATGTGTATGCGCGACCCCGTGATTTACCGCGTTAAATTCGCCCATCACCATCAGACCGGTGACAAGTGGTGCATCTATCCGATGTACGACTTTACCCACTGTATCTCGGATGCGCTGGAAAACATCACTCACTCGCTGTGTACGCTGGAGTTCCAGGACAACCGTCGTCTGTATGACTGGGTGCTGGATAACCTCAATGACTTCCAGGCGCCAAACCGTACCCGTCAGTACGAGTTTTCCCGTCTGAATCTTGAATACACCCTGATGTCCAAGCGCAAGCTGAACGACCTGGTGGTACGTGGCCTGGTGTCCGGTTGGGACGACCCTCGTATGCCAACCATCGCCGGTTTGCGTCGCCGTGGCTACACGCCAGCGTCTATCCGCGAGTTTTGTCAGCGCATTGGTGTGACCAAGCAGGACAACCTGGTTGAAGTGGGCATGCTCGAAGCCTGTATTCGTGAAGATCTCAATGAAAACGCTCCTCGCGCCATGGCGGTTATTCGCCCTATTAAGGTGATCATCGAGAACTTCACAGCCCCTGAGCTTGAGTATGTGAAGGCGCCTGTGCACCCCAATATCGAAGAGATGGGTGAGCGTGAGCTGGCGTTTGGCCGTGAGATTTACATCGACGCCGCCGACTTCCGTGAAGAAGCCAATAAACAGTACAAGCGTTTGGTACTGGGCAAGGAAGTGCGTCTGCGTAATGCCTATGTAATTCGAGCTGAGCGCTGCGAAAAAGATGCCGAAGGCAATGTAACGACCGTTTACTGTACCTACGATCCTGAGACTCTGGGCCAAAACCCAAGTGATGGCCGTAAGGTGAAAGGTGTGATCCACTGGGTTGAAGCGACCACCGCTCTGCCTGCTGAGTTCCGCCTGTACGAGCGTCTGTTCAACGATGCCAATCCGGCAGCCGCTGAAACCGTGGATGAAGTACTCAACCCTGCCTCGTTGGAGGTGGTGCATGGTTTTGCCGAGGCGCCGCTGGCCAATGCTAAAGCCTCTCAAGCGTATCAGTTTGAGCGTGAAGGTTATTTCTGTGCTGACAGCAAAGACTCAGCTCCGGGCAAACTGGTGTTTAACCTGACAGTTGCACTGCGCGAATCCTTCTGA
- a CDS encoding Yip1 family protein, whose translation MVLNHLLGLYTHPKEEWHTIEKNHEALKSSMSHLLLIALIPPICSYFAMAHIGWNPGAGEPLFLTSQSAIYMSVGMYFGLIAGVFGLAYLAHWMAITFDAKPDFTQALELATYTATPLFMVGLSALYPVLWFMMVVGLIGLAYSVYLLYTGVPIIMNIPEEKGFIYASSVVTAGLVLLVALMAGSVILWSLGFGPMLQ comes from the coding sequence ATGGTACTGAATCACTTATTGGGGTTATACACTCATCCAAAAGAAGAGTGGCACACAATTGAAAAGAACCACGAAGCACTGAAAAGCAGCATGAGCCATCTATTGCTCATCGCACTCATTCCACCCATTTGCAGTTACTTTGCCATGGCCCATATCGGCTGGAATCCGGGCGCAGGAGAGCCTTTGTTCCTGACCAGTCAAAGTGCAATTTATATGTCCGTTGGTATGTATTTTGGCTTGATAGCCGGTGTGTTTGGACTTGCCTACCTGGCGCATTGGATGGCCATTACCTTCGATGCCAAACCTGATTTTACTCAGGCGCTCGAATTGGCAACCTACACCGCCACTCCCCTCTTTATGGTGGGCCTGTCGGCACTCTACCCTGTGCTTTGGTTTATGATGGTGGTTGGCCTGATTGGTCTGGCTTACTCGGTTTACCTGCTTTACACCGGCGTGCCCATCATCATGAACATCCCTGAAGAAAAAGGCTTTATCTATGCCAGCTCTGTGGTTACCGCAGGTCTTGTATTGCTGGTTGCTCTGATGGCGGGCAGCGTGATTTTGTGGAGCCTCGGCTTTGGCCCCATGCTTCAGTAA
- the miaE gene encoding tRNA isopentenyl-2-thiomethyl-A-37 hydroxylase MiaE, whose protein sequence is MEQLLAPVRAFLACETPDAWIEKAKDPSVLQSILVDHCNCELKAAQTALFLIRKYAVDPECGSALLAWAKPYEEFVYHKDRDMAAFLARTGKKNELATELKPKSGFAFGDELIARMVRLIKEEFHHFEQVLEIMHARDIPYTNINAGRYAKGMMSHVRTSEPATLVDKLIVGAFIEARSCERFAKLAPFMDEELERFYVSLLRSEARHYQDYLILAEMIAGENIDQRIAYFAGVEAALIQGVDEEFRFHSGVPLI, encoded by the coding sequence ATAGAGCAGTTGTTGGCGCCGGTCAGAGCATTTCTTGCCTGCGAAACCCCGGATGCCTGGATTGAGAAAGCCAAAGACCCCAGTGTGTTACAGTCGATTTTGGTTGACCATTGCAACTGTGAGCTTAAAGCCGCACAAACGGCCCTGTTCTTAATCCGCAAATATGCGGTAGACCCAGAGTGCGGTTCGGCGCTACTTGCCTGGGCGAAGCCTTATGAAGAATTTGTCTATCACAAAGACCGGGATATGGCGGCCTTCCTGGCCCGTACCGGGAAAAAGAACGAACTGGCTACTGAGCTTAAACCCAAATCTGGCTTTGCGTTTGGCGACGAACTGATTGCCAGAATGGTTCGCTTGATTAAGGAAGAGTTTCATCATTTCGAGCAGGTGCTTGAAATCATGCATGCCAGAGATATTCCCTATACCAATATAAACGCAGGCCGTTATGCCAAGGGCATGATGAGTCATGTGCGTACCAGTGAGCCTGCTACCCTGGTCGATAAGCTTATCGTAGGCGCCTTTATCGAGGCCCGATCCTGTGAGCGTTTCGCCAAACTCGCCCCCTTTATGGACGAAGAGCTTGAGCGTTTTTACGTGTCGCTTTTACGTTCAGAGGCCCGGCACTATCAGGATTATTTGATCCTTGCCGAGATGATTGCGGGGGAAAATATCGACCAGCGCATCGCTTATTTTGCCGGGGTGGAAGCGGCGCTGATCCAAGGTGTCGATGAGGAGTTCCGCTTTCACAGCGGTGTACCGCTTATCTGA